TAAACAAGGTTGCCAAATAGGCCGTTGTCCTGCTCAAAAAATTGGCTGACCCCACCGAGCCAAACACGCTGCCAGAAGAGCCACCACCAAAAGATGCGCCTGCATCAGCACCTTTACCATGTTGCAAAAGCACCAGCGTAATCACACCCAAAGCAGCGATCACTTGCAACACCACTAAAATTGACTTTAATACGTCCACTGTATATCCCTTGCACGCCTCAGCGAGCTGCCTCAGCGATGCTTAAAAATTCAGACGCCACCAATGACGCCCCACCGATTAAGCCACCATCCACATCAGCTTGACTGAAAATCTCTGCGGCGTTGGCCACTTTCACACTACCGCCGTACAACATACTCACACTTTCAGCGCCCAACTCAAGCAAAGCCTCTCGCAACCACGAATGAACCTCCTGTGCTTGCTCGGGTGTTGCTGTTTTTCCTGTGCCGATAGCCCAAACGGGCTCATACGCCAAAATAGACTGTTTCAAACCTTCTGCACCAACCTCATTGGCCACGACTGAAAACTGTCGCAACACCACCGCTTGCGCTTGACCTGCTTCACGCTCTGCGAGCGTCTCACCGACGCAAACCACAGGCATGAGGCCTGCGTCCAAAGCAGCTTTCGCTTTTTTTGCCACAACAACATCAGTTTCGCCAAACAAGCTGCGGCGTTCAGAGTGCCCTACCAAAACCAAAGACACACCAAACTCTTTTAGCATTTTCGCTGACACTTCGCCAGTATAGGCACCTTCTTCAAACTGACTGACATCTTGCGCACCCAAAACAACGGCGCTGTTAGATAGGGCAGACTGCACCTGTGCCAAATAAGGGAAAGGAACGCACACGGCCACTTTAGCAGAATCAGACAAAGGAATCGACTTAACCACAGACTCTAACAGCGCAGCATTTGATGCCAAATCGCCATTCATTTTCCAATTACCCACGACCCACGTTGTACGCACACACTTCCCCTCTTAAGGTTTTTTGGCACTATTTTTTGCACAGCACCAAAGCAAACGAATTATACGCATTTGAACCCATGCGGTCAATCGCCGCGTTACCCTTTTATGGGAAACAATTCATGTTTTATATTAAAGCCACAGGCCCCGCACAATGAGAATAAGTCTCACAAACCCAGCAAGCACTTGTAAACAGGCGAATCAGCTCAACACCACTCAGTTGAAAAAAAGACTTTTTAAGGCCATTGCAACACAATTTTTCCAATATTTAAATTTGATTCCATTCGATTGTGCGCCAAAATTACGTCTTCAAAGCCAAAAACATGGTCAATCACAGGCTGAATATCGCCAGCCTCCAACTTAGGCCACACCGCTAAGCGCAATTGACGCGCAATGTGCGCTTTCATTGTACTTGACTGTCGGCGTAAATATGAACCCGTTAAGGAAATTTCTTTCGCCATCACCTCATTGATTTTTAATTCAGCACGATGACCCGCAAGAAAGGCAATCCACGCCAAGCGCCCACCATGCGCCAAAGCTTTCACGTTGCTGGCCAAGGAGCCCCCTCCCACCATATCCAATACCACATTCGCCCCCTGTTGCTCGGTCATGGCAAGAAAAACATCCACCCAATCCGCCTCATGGTAATTCAACGCACCCACAGCACCCAGTCGAACACAAGCATCACGCTTTTCAAGCGTTCCCGCCGTCACCCAAACCTTTTGCCCCATGGCTTTTGCCATCTGAATGGCAGCAACACCAATGCCACTTGCACCCGCATGCACCAACAAGGTTTCCACGCCATCGCGCCCTAAATGCGCTCGCTCAAACACATTGAACCATACAGTAAAAAAGGTTTCAGGCAAGCTGGCAGCCTCAACCACGCTCCATCCACGCGGCACAGGCAAGCACTGGGCACGCTCAACCACCACATACTCAGCATAACCACCACCATGGGTCAAGGCGCATACGCAATCACCCAATGCAAAACCATCACCCAAATCGCCACCCACCACTTCACCAGCCACCTCAAGCCCCAAAATGGGCGAGGCATCAGCGGGTGGCGCATACAGACCGCTGCGCTGCAACACGTCAGGGCGATTCACCCCCGCTGCTTGCACCTTGATCAAAAGCTGCCCGACACCTGCACTTGGACGAACCACCTCCGCTATGCGCATCACCGATGCATCACCCACACCATCACAAATCACCGCTTGCATTGTGCTGCGACCATTGCTCATTCCATCCTCCTGATTTGCTCATCTTGCATACGCGCAAAAAAAGCCATCGCCACCAACGCCCCAATGAGCGCAAAAAACATGTCCGATTGTGTATCCCACACATCACCTTGTGTGCCAAGAAAAGCTTCAGCGCCCTGTCCCAGCGCCAAAGCAGCCCACCACTCAACAAGCTCGTATAACGCACTGATGGTCATGGCCACACACAGCGCCAACACACCAGCAACGTCCGACCGCACCACCCAACTGCGACGAATCAGTACCTCACGAGCAGCTAAAGCAGGCACAAATCCTTGCATAAAATGCCCAATTTTGTCATAAGGATTTCGACTCAAATGAAGCACATCCTGCATCCAAAAACCAAAAGGCACACGCGCATACGTGTACGCACCACCAACAATCAACACCAGCGCATGAAGCGCAATCAATCCCATCAACATGGGCGTCAATGGAAAACGTTGACGCGAACACCACAACACAGGCACGACCAACACAACGGGTGCCACCTCCATCCACCAGGTATTGCGCTCGTACGGTGAAATACCAGAAACCACCAAGGCCACCCCCACCACAGTCCACACCCCACTCATAAACAATGCGCTCATCACACCCCTTACACTCAAAAAAACAACCCCGCATCAACAACAGCGGGGTTTATTCAGGTTTTATTTTGGCAACAATGTAATCTCTAAATGGTCTTTAGCCACTTCGACTTTTTCAGGCAACCATGTTTTACCAGCAAAACGCAATTTATCGGCTTCAATTTTATAGATGGGTACATCCGTGCCAAATTTTTTGCCCACCATACGCTGTGCTTGATTTTTCACCACCCCATCCAACATGTCAGGCAAATTGGTCACATCGAACTTATCCACCTTCATATCACGCAACACCACGGCACCTTGCGCCTCATCGTATGCGGGGATGCCGGACAC
The window above is part of the Ephemeroptericola cinctiostellae genome. Proteins encoded here:
- the secG gene encoding preprotein translocase subunit SecG translates to MDVLKSILVVLQVIAALGVITLVLLQHGKGADAGASFGGGSSGSVFGSVGSANFLSRTTAYLATLFIISTVLLAFVFTGVGSGSGSVLDKAVAPVAPATSPAVPAATDGIPK
- the tpiA gene encoding triose-phosphate isomerase, with product MRTTWVVGNWKMNGDLASNAALLESVVKSIPLSDSAKVAVCVPFPYLAQVQSALSNSAVVLGAQDVSQFEEGAYTGEVSAKMLKEFGVSLVLVGHSERRSLFGETDVVVAKKAKAALDAGLMPVVCVGETLAEREAGQAQAVVLRQFSVVANEVGAEGLKQSILAYEPVWAIGTGKTATPEQAQEVHSWLREALLELGAESVSMLYGGSVKVANAAEIFSQADVDGGLIGGASLVASEFLSIAEAAR
- a CDS encoding NAD(P)H-quinone oxidoreductase: MQAVICDGVGDASVMRIAEVVRPSAGVGQLLIKVQAAGVNRPDVLQRSGLYAPPADASPILGLEVAGEVVGGDLGDGFALGDCVCALTHGGGYAEYVVVERAQCLPVPRGWSVVEAASLPETFFTVWFNVFERAHLGRDGVETLLVHAGASGIGVAAIQMAKAMGQKVWVTAGTLEKRDACVRLGAVGALNYHEADWVDVFLAMTEQQGANVVLDMVGGGSLASNVKALAHGGRLAWIAFLAGHRAELKINEVMAKEISLTGSYLRRQSSTMKAHIARQLRLAVWPKLEAGDIQPVIDHVFGFEDVILAHNRMESNLNIGKIVLQWP
- a CDS encoding DUF2238 domain-containing protein, which encodes MSALFMSGVWTVVGVALVVSGISPYERNTWWMEVAPVVLVVPVLWCSRQRFPLTPMLMGLIALHALVLIVGGAYTYARVPFGFWMQDVLHLSRNPYDKIGHFMQGFVPALAAREVLIRRSWVVRSDVAGVLALCVAMTISALYELVEWWAALALGQGAEAFLGTQGDVWDTQSDMFFALIGALVAMAFFARMQDEQIRRME